A portion of the Symphalangus syndactylus isolate Jambi chromosome 13, NHGRI_mSymSyn1-v2.1_pri, whole genome shotgun sequence genome contains these proteins:
- the ZCCHC8 gene encoding zinc finger CCHC domain-containing protein 8 isoform X4, translating to MKDCPMPRNAARISEKRKEYMDACGEANNQNFQQRYHAEEVEERFGRFKPGVISEELQDALGVTDKSLPPFIYRMRQLGYPPGWLKEAELENSGLALYDGKDGTDGETEVGEIQQNKSVTYDLSKLVNYPGFNISTPRGIPDEWRIFGSIPMQACQQKDVFANYLTSNFQAPGVKSGNKRSSSHSSPGSPKKQKKESNSVGSPADMELDSDMEVPHGSQSSESFQFQPPLPPDTPPLPRGTPPPVFTPPLPKGTPPLTPSDSPQTRTASGAVDEDALTLEELEEQQRRIWAALEQAESVNSDSDVPVDTPLTGNSVASSPCPNELDLPVPEGKTSEKQMLDEPEVPEVFTKKSEAGHAPSPDSEVTSLCQKEKAELAPVNTEGALLDNGSVGPNCDISNGGSRKLFPADTSPSTATKIHSPIPDMSKFATGITPFEFENMAESTGMYLRIRSLLKNSPRNQQKNKKASE from the exons ATGAAAGATTGCCCAATG CCTCGGAATGCTGCTCGAAtaagtgaaaagagaaaagagtataTGGATGCCTGTGGGGAAGCAAACAATCAGAATTTCCAGCAGCGATACCATGcagaagaagtagaagaaagatTTGGAAGATTCAAGCCAGGAGTTATTAG TGAGGAACTTCAAGATGCGCTAGGTGTGACAGACAAGAGTCTTCCACCTTTTATCTATCGGATGCGCCAGCTAGGGTACCCACCAGGGTGGCTCAAAGAGGCTGAATTGGAGAATTCGGGGCTTGCACTCTATGATGGAAAAG ATGGCACTGATGGGGAAACAGAAGTTGGAGAAATACAACAGAATAAAAGTGTCACTTACGATCTCTCAAAATTGGTCAACTATCCTGGTTTTAATATATCTACTCCCAGAGGAATTCCAGAC GAATGGAGGATCTTTGGTTCCATACCAATGCAGGCATGTCAGCAGAAGGATGTGTTTGCCAATTACCTTACTTCTAACTTCCAAGCG CCGGGTGTGAAGTCTGGCAACAAGAGGTCTTCATCTCACTCTAGCCCAGGTAGTCcaaagaagcagaagaaggaaAGCAACTCAGTGGGATCCCCCGCCGACATGGAGCTCGATTCGG ATATGGAGGTACCACATGGTTCTCAGAGCAGCGAAAGTTTTCAGTTTCAACCACCGTTACCTCCTGATACTCCTCCACTCCCCCGGGGAACTCCTCCACCCGTCTTCACCCCTCCACTCCCAAAGGGCACCCCGCCGCTGACTCCCAGTGACTCACCCCAGACCAGAACGGCATCTGGAGCTGTGGATGAGGACGCACTGACTCTAGAAGAACTTGAAGAACAGCAGAGGCGGATCTGGGCAGCTCTTGAGCAGGCCGAGAGCGTAAACAGCGACTCCGATGTTCCTGTGGACACACCTTTAACTGGCAATTCCGTTGCCTCATCACCTTGTCCAAATGAGCTAGACCTCCCTGTCCCGGAGGGAAAAACATCTGAAAAGCAGATGCTGGATGAGCCTGAGGTACCAGAGGTTtttacaaagaaatcagaagctGGACACGCCCCCAGTCCAGATTCTGAGGTGACATCACTTTGTCAGAAGGAAAAGGCAGAGTTGGCTCCGGTAAACACTGAAGGTGCCCTTCTTGATAATGGCAGCGTCGGACCAAACTGTGACATCAGCAATGGGGGCAGCCGGAAGCTCTTTCCTGCAGACACCAGTCCTTCAACGGCCACTAAAATTCATAGCCCTATACCTGACATGAGCAAATTTGCAACTGGAATCACGCCATTCGAATTTGAGAATATGGCAGAATCTACTGGAATGTACCTCAGAATAAGAAGCTTGTTAAAGAACTCACCCCGAAaccagcagaaaaacaaaaaggcctCTGAATAA
- the ZCCHC8 gene encoding zinc finger CCHC domain-containing protein 8 isoform X2, producing the protein MAAEVYFGDLELFEPFDHPEESIPKPVHTRFKDDDGDEEDENGVGDAELRERLRQCEETIEHLRAENQELKRKLNILTRPSGILVNDAKLDGPILQILFMNNAISKQYHQEIEEFVSNLVKRFEEQQKNDVEKTSFNLLPQPSSIVLEEDHKVEESCAIKNNKEAFSVVGSVLYFTNFCLDKLGQPLLNENPQLSEGWEIPKYHQVFSHIVSLEGQEIQVKAKRPKPHCFNCGSEEHQMKDCPMPRNAARISEKRKEYMDACGEANNQNFQQRYHAEEVEERFGRFKPGVISEELQDALGVTDKSLPPFIYRMRQLGYPPGWLKEAELENSGLALYDGKDGTDGETEVGEIQQNKSVTYDLSKLVNYPGFNISTPRGIPDPGVKSGNKRSSSHSSPGSPKKQKKESNSVGSPADMELDSDMEVPHGSQSSESFQFQPPLPPDTPPLPRGTPPPVFTPPLPKGTPPLTPSDSPQTRTASGAVDEDALTLEELEEQQRRIWAALEQAESVNSDSDVPVDTPLTGNSVASSPCPNELDLPVPEGKTSEKQMLDEPEVPEVFTKKSEAGHAPSPDSEVTSLCQKEKAELAPVNTEGALLDNGSVGPNCDISNGGSRKLFPADTSPSTATKIHSPIPDMSKFATGITPFEFENMAESTGMYLRIRSLLKNSPRNQQKNKKASE; encoded by the exons ATGGCCGCAGAGGTGTATTTTGGCGACCTAGAGCTGTTCGAGCCGTTCGACCACCCAGAGGAGTCGATTCCGAAGCCGGTTCACACTCGCTTCAAGGACGACGACGGCGACGAGGAGGACGAAAATGGGGTCGGCGACGCGGAGCTACGGGAGCGGCTTCGGCAGTGCGAGGAGACCATCGAGCACCTCCGCGCCGAGAAT CAAGAACTTAAACGAAAATTGAACATTCTGACTCGACCGAG TGGAATATTGGTGAACGATGCTAAGTTAGATGGACCTATATTACAGATTCTATTCATGAACAATGCTATTTCAAA GcaatatcatcaagaaatagagGAATTTGTATCAAATTTAGTAAAAAGATTTGAGGAACAGCAGAAAAATGATGTGGAAAAGACTTCCTTTAATCTTTTGCCCCAG CCATCCAGTATTGTGCTAGAGGAGGACCACAAAGTGGAAGAGTCCTGTGCCATTAAAAACAACAAGGAAGCTTTCAGC GTTGTAGGAAGTGTCCtgtattttactaatttttgccTTGATAAATTGGGGCAACCGCTTCTAAATGAAAACCCTCAGCTTTCCGAAGGATGGGAAATACCCAA GTACCATCAAGTCTTCAGCCACATTGTTTCTCTAGAAGGGCAAGAAATACAAGTAAAGGCAAAAAG GCCAAAGCCTCACTGTTTCAATTGTGGTTCTGAAGAACACCAAATGAAAGATTGCCCAATG CCTCGGAATGCTGCTCGAAtaagtgaaaagagaaaagagtataTGGATGCCTGTGGGGAAGCAAACAATCAGAATTTCCAGCAGCGATACCATGcagaagaagtagaagaaagatTTGGAAGATTCAAGCCAGGAGTTATTAG TGAGGAACTTCAAGATGCGCTAGGTGTGACAGACAAGAGTCTTCCACCTTTTATCTATCGGATGCGCCAGCTAGGGTACCCACCAGGGTGGCTCAAAGAGGCTGAATTGGAGAATTCGGGGCTTGCACTCTATGATGGAAAAG ATGGCACTGATGGGGAAACAGAAGTTGGAGAAATACAACAGAATAAAAGTGTCACTTACGATCTCTCAAAATTGGTCAACTATCCTGGTTTTAATATATCTACTCCCAGAGGAATTCCAGAC CCGGGTGTGAAGTCTGGCAACAAGAGGTCTTCATCTCACTCTAGCCCAGGTAGTCcaaagaagcagaagaaggaaAGCAACTCAGTGGGATCCCCCGCCGACATGGAGCTCGATTCGG ATATGGAGGTACCACATGGTTCTCAGAGCAGCGAAAGTTTTCAGTTTCAACCACCGTTACCTCCTGATACTCCTCCACTCCCCCGGGGAACTCCTCCACCCGTCTTCACCCCTCCACTCCCAAAGGGCACCCCGCCGCTGACTCCCAGTGACTCACCCCAGACCAGAACGGCATCTGGAGCTGTGGATGAGGACGCACTGACTCTAGAAGAACTTGAAGAACAGCAGAGGCGGATCTGGGCAGCTCTTGAGCAGGCCGAGAGCGTAAACAGCGACTCCGATGTTCCTGTGGACACACCTTTAACTGGCAATTCCGTTGCCTCATCACCTTGTCCAAATGAGCTAGACCTCCCTGTCCCGGAGGGAAAAACATCTGAAAAGCAGATGCTGGATGAGCCTGAGGTACCAGAGGTTtttacaaagaaatcagaagctGGACACGCCCCCAGTCCAGATTCTGAGGTGACATCACTTTGTCAGAAGGAAAAGGCAGAGTTGGCTCCGGTAAACACTGAAGGTGCCCTTCTTGATAATGGCAGCGTCGGACCAAACTGTGACATCAGCAATGGGGGCAGCCGGAAGCTCTTTCCTGCAGACACCAGTCCTTCAACGGCCACTAAAATTCATAGCCCTATACCTGACATGAGCAAATTTGCAACTGGAATCACGCCATTCGAATTTGAGAATATGGCAGAATCTACTGGAATGTACCTCAGAATAAGAAGCTTGTTAAAGAACTCACCCCGAAaccagcagaaaaacaaaaaggcctCTGAATAA
- the ZCCHC8 gene encoding zinc finger CCHC domain-containing protein 8 isoform X3, with product MAAEVYFGDLELFEPFDHPEESIPKPVHTRFKDDDGDEEDENGVGDAELRERLRQCEETIEHLRAENQELKRKLNILTRPSGILVNDAKLDGPILQILFMNNAISKQYHQEIEEFVSNLVKRFEEQQKNDVEKTSFNLLPQPSSIVLEEDHKVEESCAIKNNKEAFSPRNAARISEKRKEYMDACGEANNQNFQQRYHAEEVEERFGRFKPGVISEELQDALGVTDKSLPPFIYRMRQLGYPPGWLKEAELENSGLALYDGKDGTDGETEVGEIQQNKSVTYDLSKLVNYPGFNISTPRGIPDEWRIFGSIPMQACQQKDVFANYLTSNFQAPGVKSGNKRSSSHSSPGSPKKQKKESNSVGSPADMELDSDMEVPHGSQSSESFQFQPPLPPDTPPLPRGTPPPVFTPPLPKGTPPLTPSDSPQTRTASGAVDEDALTLEELEEQQRRIWAALEQAESVNSDSDVPVDTPLTGNSVASSPCPNELDLPVPEGKTSEKQMLDEPEVPEVFTKKSEAGHAPSPDSEVTSLCQKEKAELAPVNTEGALLDNGSVGPNCDISNGGSRKLFPADTSPSTATKIHSPIPDMSKFATGITPFEFENMAESTGMYLRIRSLLKNSPRNQQKNKKASE from the exons ATGGCCGCAGAGGTGTATTTTGGCGACCTAGAGCTGTTCGAGCCGTTCGACCACCCAGAGGAGTCGATTCCGAAGCCGGTTCACACTCGCTTCAAGGACGACGACGGCGACGAGGAGGACGAAAATGGGGTCGGCGACGCGGAGCTACGGGAGCGGCTTCGGCAGTGCGAGGAGACCATCGAGCACCTCCGCGCCGAGA ATCAAGAACTTAAACGAAAATTGAACATTCTGACTCGACCGAG TGGAATATTGGTGAACGATGCTAAGTTAGATGGACCTATATTACAGATTCTATTCATGAACAATGCTATTTCAAA GcaatatcatcaagaaatagagGAATTTGTATCAAATTTAGTAAAAAGATTTGAGGAACAGCAGAAAAATGATGTGGAAAAGACTTCCTTTAATCTTTTGCCCCAG CCATCCAGTATTGTGCTAGAGGAGGACCACAAAGTGGAAGAGTCCTGTGCCATTAAAAACAACAAGGAAGCTTTCAGC CCTCGGAATGCTGCTCGAAtaagtgaaaagagaaaagagtataTGGATGCCTGTGGGGAAGCAAACAATCAGAATTTCCAGCAGCGATACCATGcagaagaagtagaagaaagatTTGGAAGATTCAAGCCAGGAGTTATTAG TGAGGAACTTCAAGATGCGCTAGGTGTGACAGACAAGAGTCTTCCACCTTTTATCTATCGGATGCGCCAGCTAGGGTACCCACCAGGGTGGCTCAAAGAGGCTGAATTGGAGAATTCGGGGCTTGCACTCTATGATGGAAAAG ATGGCACTGATGGGGAAACAGAAGTTGGAGAAATACAACAGAATAAAAGTGTCACTTACGATCTCTCAAAATTGGTCAACTATCCTGGTTTTAATATATCTACTCCCAGAGGAATTCCAGAC GAATGGAGGATCTTTGGTTCCATACCAATGCAGGCATGTCAGCAGAAGGATGTGTTTGCCAATTACCTTACTTCTAACTTCCAAGCG CCGGGTGTGAAGTCTGGCAACAAGAGGTCTTCATCTCACTCTAGCCCAGGTAGTCcaaagaagcagaagaaggaaAGCAACTCAGTGGGATCCCCCGCCGACATGGAGCTCGATTCGG ATATGGAGGTACCACATGGTTCTCAGAGCAGCGAAAGTTTTCAGTTTCAACCACCGTTACCTCCTGATACTCCTCCACTCCCCCGGGGAACTCCTCCACCCGTCTTCACCCCTCCACTCCCAAAGGGCACCCCGCCGCTGACTCCCAGTGACTCACCCCAGACCAGAACGGCATCTGGAGCTGTGGATGAGGACGCACTGACTCTAGAAGAACTTGAAGAACAGCAGAGGCGGATCTGGGCAGCTCTTGAGCAGGCCGAGAGCGTAAACAGCGACTCCGATGTTCCTGTGGACACACCTTTAACTGGCAATTCCGTTGCCTCATCACCTTGTCCAAATGAGCTAGACCTCCCTGTCCCGGAGGGAAAAACATCTGAAAAGCAGATGCTGGATGAGCCTGAGGTACCAGAGGTTtttacaaagaaatcagaagctGGACACGCCCCCAGTCCAGATTCTGAGGTGACATCACTTTGTCAGAAGGAAAAGGCAGAGTTGGCTCCGGTAAACACTGAAGGTGCCCTTCTTGATAATGGCAGCGTCGGACCAAACTGTGACATCAGCAATGGGGGCAGCCGGAAGCTCTTTCCTGCAGACACCAGTCCTTCAACGGCCACTAAAATTCATAGCCCTATACCTGACATGAGCAAATTTGCAACTGGAATCACGCCATTCGAATTTGAGAATATGGCAGAATCTACTGGAATGTACCTCAGAATAAGAAGCTTGTTAAAGAACTCACCCCGAAaccagcagaaaaacaaaaaggcctCTGAATAA
- the ZCCHC8 gene encoding zinc finger CCHC domain-containing protein 8 isoform X1, translating into MAAEVYFGDLELFEPFDHPEESIPKPVHTRFKDDDGDEEDENGVGDAELRERLRQCEETIEHLRAENQELKRKLNILTRPSGILVNDAKLDGPILQILFMNNAISKQYHQEIEEFVSNLVKRFEEQQKNDVEKTSFNLLPQPSSIVLEEDHKVEESCAIKNNKEAFSVVGSVLYFTNFCLDKLGQPLLNENPQLSEGWEIPKYHQVFSHIVSLEGQEIQVKAKRPKPHCFNCGSEEHQMKDCPMPRNAARISEKRKEYMDACGEANNQNFQQRYHAEEVEERFGRFKPGVISEELQDALGVTDKSLPPFIYRMRQLGYPPGWLKEAELENSGLALYDGKDGTDGETEVGEIQQNKSVTYDLSKLVNYPGFNISTPRGIPDEWRIFGSIPMQACQQKDVFANYLTSNFQAPGVKSGNKRSSSHSSPGSPKKQKKESNSVGSPADMELDSDMEVPHGSQSSESFQFQPPLPPDTPPLPRGTPPPVFTPPLPKGTPPLTPSDSPQTRTASGAVDEDALTLEELEEQQRRIWAALEQAESVNSDSDVPVDTPLTGNSVASSPCPNELDLPVPEGKTSEKQMLDEPEVPEVFTKKSEAGHAPSPDSEVTSLCQKEKAELAPVNTEGALLDNGSVGPNCDISNGGSRKLFPADTSPSTATKIHSPIPDMSKFATGITPFEFENMAESTGMYLRIRSLLKNSPRNQQKNKKASE; encoded by the exons ATGGCCGCAGAGGTGTATTTTGGCGACCTAGAGCTGTTCGAGCCGTTCGACCACCCAGAGGAGTCGATTCCGAAGCCGGTTCACACTCGCTTCAAGGACGACGACGGCGACGAGGAGGACGAAAATGGGGTCGGCGACGCGGAGCTACGGGAGCGGCTTCGGCAGTGCGAGGAGACCATCGAGCACCTCCGCGCCGAGAAT CAAGAACTTAAACGAAAATTGAACATTCTGACTCGACCGAG TGGAATATTGGTGAACGATGCTAAGTTAGATGGACCTATATTACAGATTCTATTCATGAACAATGCTATTTCAAA GcaatatcatcaagaaatagagGAATTTGTATCAAATTTAGTAAAAAGATTTGAGGAACAGCAGAAAAATGATGTGGAAAAGACTTCCTTTAATCTTTTGCCCCAG CCATCCAGTATTGTGCTAGAGGAGGACCACAAAGTGGAAGAGTCCTGTGCCATTAAAAACAACAAGGAAGCTTTCAGC GTTGTAGGAAGTGTCCtgtattttactaatttttgccTTGATAAATTGGGGCAACCGCTTCTAAATGAAAACCCTCAGCTTTCCGAAGGATGGGAAATACCCAA GTACCATCAAGTCTTCAGCCACATTGTTTCTCTAGAAGGGCAAGAAATACAAGTAAAGGCAAAAAG GCCAAAGCCTCACTGTTTCAATTGTGGTTCTGAAGAACACCAAATGAAAGATTGCCCAATG CCTCGGAATGCTGCTCGAAtaagtgaaaagagaaaagagtataTGGATGCCTGTGGGGAAGCAAACAATCAGAATTTCCAGCAGCGATACCATGcagaagaagtagaagaaagatTTGGAAGATTCAAGCCAGGAGTTATTAG TGAGGAACTTCAAGATGCGCTAGGTGTGACAGACAAGAGTCTTCCACCTTTTATCTATCGGATGCGCCAGCTAGGGTACCCACCAGGGTGGCTCAAAGAGGCTGAATTGGAGAATTCGGGGCTTGCACTCTATGATGGAAAAG ATGGCACTGATGGGGAAACAGAAGTTGGAGAAATACAACAGAATAAAAGTGTCACTTACGATCTCTCAAAATTGGTCAACTATCCTGGTTTTAATATATCTACTCCCAGAGGAATTCCAGAC GAATGGAGGATCTTTGGTTCCATACCAATGCAGGCATGTCAGCAGAAGGATGTGTTTGCCAATTACCTTACTTCTAACTTCCAAGCG CCGGGTGTGAAGTCTGGCAACAAGAGGTCTTCATCTCACTCTAGCCCAGGTAGTCcaaagaagcagaagaaggaaAGCAACTCAGTGGGATCCCCCGCCGACATGGAGCTCGATTCGG ATATGGAGGTACCACATGGTTCTCAGAGCAGCGAAAGTTTTCAGTTTCAACCACCGTTACCTCCTGATACTCCTCCACTCCCCCGGGGAACTCCTCCACCCGTCTTCACCCCTCCACTCCCAAAGGGCACCCCGCCGCTGACTCCCAGTGACTCACCCCAGACCAGAACGGCATCTGGAGCTGTGGATGAGGACGCACTGACTCTAGAAGAACTTGAAGAACAGCAGAGGCGGATCTGGGCAGCTCTTGAGCAGGCCGAGAGCGTAAACAGCGACTCCGATGTTCCTGTGGACACACCTTTAACTGGCAATTCCGTTGCCTCATCACCTTGTCCAAATGAGCTAGACCTCCCTGTCCCGGAGGGAAAAACATCTGAAAAGCAGATGCTGGATGAGCCTGAGGTACCAGAGGTTtttacaaagaaatcagaagctGGACACGCCCCCAGTCCAGATTCTGAGGTGACATCACTTTGTCAGAAGGAAAAGGCAGAGTTGGCTCCGGTAAACACTGAAGGTGCCCTTCTTGATAATGGCAGCGTCGGACCAAACTGTGACATCAGCAATGGGGGCAGCCGGAAGCTCTTTCCTGCAGACACCAGTCCTTCAACGGCCACTAAAATTCATAGCCCTATACCTGACATGAGCAAATTTGCAACTGGAATCACGCCATTCGAATTTGAGAATATGGCAGAATCTACTGGAATGTACCTCAGAATAAGAAGCTTGTTAAAGAACTCACCCCGAAaccagcagaaaaacaaaaaggcctCTGAATAA